Genomic segment of Pararhodobacter zhoushanensis:
GCATGGCGGATCGAGTTGTTTTGTCAACACATATCTTGCCGCTCTGGTTCAGTAGGAAGCGCGCCGGTTGTCTTGCTTGAAAGGGGCCTGCGCGATGGTTGCGCGGATGGCGATCTGGGGTCTGCCGGGCGCTCCCCACAGCACGCTGACCGCGCTGCCGATCTCGGCCTCGGCGACATCGATGGTGGCCAGCGACAGCATTTCGCGGAAGGAATACGAATACCCGCGCGAGGTGGTCGCGCCGATGTCCCGCCCGTCCTTCATCACCCGGTCGCAATACATGAACCCGCGCTGATCCCGGGGCATTTCCATCCAGTCGTAGGGCAGGCCTTCCTTTTGGAACAACGAGGTATAGACCGTCGACACATCCTCGGGATTCCACACCAGCGTGCGGATCACCCGGCGCGGGTTGGCCTTTTCTTCGGCCAGCGCGTCCCGCCCGATAAAGTCGTGACCCAGATGGATGCGATTGGCCCAGCCCAGCTCGACCGGGCTGCGATACCAGTCGGAAATCCGGCCGCCTTCAAAGCTGCCCGCAACGTTGAAGGTCGAGGCAAAGGCAGGCAGGGCCGCGCGGAATTCATCCAGATAGGCCTGCATCGACGGCTCGAAAATCGCCGGCAGATAGTCGGTGACGATGGTGGGAAAACACGCCTCAAGATGGTTGATGAACGCGGTGCGCCCGCCCAGCCGCCGGATGCCGACGTCACGCCCGGCCTCGAGAATCGCCGCGTACACCTCGGCGCTGCGGTTGATGTCGCCTTGCAGTTCGAACCCCAACTCGCCCGCCATGCCTTGGCGCAACGCCAGCACCTTGCAGCCGGCGATGGTGATATGGCCGTTGTGCATGAACTTCACGTCGCGCAGCGACTGGCCGCTGGCCTTTTCCACGACATGGATCGCGTCCGGCCCCTGAACCTGAAAATTGAACCAGTCGTCGGCCTGCGATTGCACGTTGTACGATCCATGCCGCAGCTTGTGGTCCACCCAGAAGGTGCCGCGCCCGAACAGCATGACCTCATCGTCGCTGAGCCGGGTCAACACGCCCTCGGCGATGATCTTGCCGGACTCCTCGGTGTGGATCACGTGCTTGGACTGGTCGATGGCGAAGTTGTCGAAATTGTTCACCGACACGTCCGAGAACAGCTTCAACACATCCGGCCCCCGGAACCGGCGCTCCCACAGGAACGACCAGTCACCGATGTAACAGCCCTCTTTCCACGACAGGCTTTCGTCCTGCCAGTCGGTGTATTCGGGCTGCCCCCAGCGCGTGGTGAAATAGCCTTCGGGCGTGCGCCGAAGGGTCTGCAGGTCAGTCATGACCGCCTCCTTGTTGTCAGATCAGGTTTGGTGCGGCCTTAGCCGTCGGTGCCCGCAGCCACCCAAGGGATCGCGTGATCGCGGGCTTGCAGCAGTTCGAGGTAGCGCGCGGCGCAGAAGGAGTGCTCATGCGCCAGCGATTGCGCGCGCGCGCCATGGCCTTGCGCAATCGCCTCGACAATCGCGCGGTGCTGCTCTTGCGCCATGATCAGCACCTTCTTGACCGAGGCATGATCCAGCGCCAGCGATTGCACAAAGGCGTTGGGTGCGGCAAAGGGCAGCGCCTTGATCCGGTCGAGCGAGCGCGCGACCATGTCGCTGCCCGACGCCTCGATCAACAGGCGGTGAAATTCGTCGTTCAGGCGGACGTAATCGCTTTGGTCCACATCCGCCGACAGGTTGCCGACCACATCGTCCAGTTCGGCGACGCAGGCGCGCATCCGCATCAGCAGCGCCTTGGGCACCGTGCCCTCGGCGGCATAGCGGGCGGCAAGGCCTTCCAGCGTGCCGCGGATCTCGATGGCCTGAAAAATGTCCTGCGCGCTATAGGCCTTGACCGCAAAGCCCGAGGTTTCGCGGCGCTCCAGCAGTCCCTCTTCCGCCAGTTGCGCCAGCGCGGCGCGGGCGGGGGTGCGCGAGACGCCGAAACGCTCGACGATCATCGGCTCGGCCACCCGCGCGCCGGGGGCCAGCAAACCGTCGATAATCAGCCCGCGCAGGCCAAGCACGGCCCTGAGTGTCTGCGACTGGGTGTTGTCCTGGTCCTGCATGGCGTCCTCCCTGTGCTGCACGCTAGGGCGGCACAGGGAGGCCTGTCAACGATTCGTATACGGTTTTCAGCTATCTCGCGTAAATCTGTGCCTGTACTGCAGGCGAACCCATGAAAGCGTATACGTTTTTGCCATGCTCAGATCGCCGCGATCGCCTCGGCCAGCATGTCGCGCACCTTGCCGGCGACCGCGTGCAGCTCGGGGTTTTCGATCGCCGACATCGACGCCACCGGGTCAATCGCCGAAATCTCGACCCCGCCCTCGACCTCGCGCAGGATCACGTTGCAGGGCAGCATCGCGCCGACCTTGGGTTCAAGCCCGATGGCAGCCCAGGCCATGCCGGGGCTGCAAGCCCCCAGAATGCGGTAGCCCGACATGTCCTTGTCCATCTTGGTTTTCATCGTCTGCTTGACGTCGATCTCGGTCAGCACGCCAAACCCTTTGGTTTGCAGGGCCGAGCGGGTGCGGGCGTCGATGTCGGGCATGGCGGCGCCGGGGAACAGACGGTCGATGGTATAGGGCATGATGAGCCTCCTCTTCACAGTAGAAGATGGGGGGCGAGGGGGCGCAGCACAAGCCTTGCGCCGAAACGCAAAACGCCGCGCAGGGGCTGCGCGGCGTCGAAAGTCAGACGCGACCGACTTATTCGTCGACGATGGTGTAGTCGCTCGTCTCGCACAGGTTGAGCGAGTCGGTCACTTCCGTCTCGTCCGCGAAAACCGCGCGCAGATCGTAGTCGCAGCCACGGTCGCCCTGAATGGTGACCTCAGCCGACTGACCGGCACCAAGGATGTCGGCGCCCAGAATGTCGTCTTCCCAATCGTCGGCCGAGGTCGGCGACGCGTAGAATTCCATCACGTCGGTCGTGGTGGCATTGTTGAGGGTGAAGACGATGTCTTCGGCAAACACAGGCGCTGCAAACAAAGAAAGAACGGCAGCCGCGGTGGCAATACGCATCATGCGCAGGGACATGGGATAACCTTTTGGAACGAGGGAATAACTCGATAGGCATAGAGCCTGCCGTGCGTTGCCGGAAGAGGGATTCGGCGGCGTCGTGGAAATATCTTTTGACCCGGTAACGCTTTGTTCATGGCGCGCTGAAACGGTAGCGTGATGTCACGCTATCATCGCCCTTTCGCCACCGGCGCCCGTGTCTTTTTCACCGTCTCCTTGGCGCAACAAGGGGGCGACCTGCTGCTGCGAGAGGTGGATCGCCTGCGCGCGGCAGTCGTGCAGACGCGCAACCAGCGGCCCTTTGGCATTGATGCGTTTGTCGTGCTGCCCGACCATCTGCATGCGTTGTGGACCTTGCCGCCGGGGGACGGCGATTACAGCCTGCGCTGGGCGGCGATCAAGGCGCGCTTTTCGCGCGGGCTGGCGGTTGGCGCGCAGCGCGCCAGCCACGCGGTGCGGCGTGAAAAGGCGATCTGGCAGCGGCGGTTCTGGGAACACCACATCAGGGATGAGGCCGATTACGAGCAACACCTGCGCTACTGCTGGGGCGATCCGGTCGCGCATGGGCTGGTTGCGCGGGCGGTGGATTGGCCGCTGTCTTCGCTGCACCGCGACCTGCGGCGCGGCATGGTGCCGCCTGACTGGCTGATTGCCGGTGAAGGCGGGGTAGGGTGCGCTTCAGCGCACCGACTGCGCCTGCCGTTCCGCGATACGGTGCGCTGAAGCGCACCCTACCCGGACCGCCAAACGCAAAACGGCCCCGCGGGATCACACCCGCGGGGCCGTCAAGCCGTCAGCTCCGCTCAGCGCGAGAAGCGCTTGTACTTGGCGCGCTTGGGTTCCAGCGCGTCGGGGCCAAGGCGGCGGATCTTGTCTTGCTCGTAGTCTTCGAAGTTGCCCTCGAACCACTCGACATGCGCGTCGCCCTCGAACGCCAGAATATGCGTGCACAGACGGTCCAGGAAGAAACGGTCGTGCGAGATGATGATCGCGCAGCCGGCGAATTCGTCGATGGCCGATTCCAGCGCCTGCAGCGTCTCGACGTCCAGATCGTTGGTCGGTTCATCGAGCAGCAGCACGTTGCCGCCCGAGCGCAAGAGCTTGGCCATGTGCACGCGGTTGCGCTCACCACCCGACAGCAGGCCGACTTTCTTCTGCTGGTCGGTGCCCTTGAAGTTGAACGCGCCGGTATAGACCCGGCTGTTCATCTGCATGTCGCCCAGCTGGATGATCTCGGACCCGCCCGACACCTCTTCCCAGACCGTCTTGGCCGGATCGAGCGCATCGCGCGACTGGTCGACATAGGACAGCTGCACCGTGTTGCCCAGCTCGATCGTGCCCTCGTCGGGCGCTTCGCCCCCGGTGATCATGCGAAACAGCGTCGATTTCCCGGCACCGTTCGGGCCGATCACCCCAACGATGGCCCCCGGCGGCACGGTGAAGCTGAGATCCTCGATCAGCAGCTTGTCGCCCATGTGTTTTTTCAGGCCGACGACCTCGATCACCTTGTTGCCCAGACGCTCGCCGTTGGGGATGATGATCTGCGCGTTGGTGGCGCGTTCCAGCACGGTCTGACCGGCCATGTCGTTGTAGCGCGCGATACGGGCCTTGCCCTTGGCCTGACGGGCCTTGGCACCCGAGCGGATCCACTCGAGTTCCTTTTCCAGCGCTTTTTGCTTGGATTTGTCCTCGCGGGCTTCCTGCTGCATGCGCTTGGCCTTCTGGGCCAGCCACGCGGAATAGTTGCCCTCATAGGGAATGCCGCGCCCGCGATCCAATTCCAGGATCCACGACGTGATGTCATCGAGGAAGTAGCGGTCGTGGGTGACGATCAGGATCGTGCCTTTATAGGCGATCAGGTGTTTCTGCAGCCAGGCGATGGATTCCGCGTCCAGGTGGTTGGTCGGCTCATCGAGCAGCAGCATGTCCGGCGCTTCCAGCAGCAGCTTGCACAGCGCCACCCGGCGGCGTTCCCCACCCGAGAGCGACTCGACATCCGCGTCATCCGGCGGGCAGCGCAGCGCGTCCATGGCGACGCCGACGGTCGCTTCCAGCTCCCACAGGTTCTGCGCGTCAATCTCGTCCTGCAGCGTCGCCATCTCGTCGGCGGTCTCGTCCGAGTAGTTCATCGCCAGTTCGTTGTAGCGGTCCAGAATGGCCTGCTGCTTGGCGACGCCCAGCATCACGTTGCCCTTCACGTCCAGCGCCGGGTCCAGATACGGCTCCTGCGCCAGATAGCCGACCTTGGCGCCCTTGGCGGCCCAGGCTTCGCCTTTGAAGTCGGTATCCATGCCGGCCATGATCTTCAGCAGGGTCGATTTACCCGAGCCGTTGACGCCGACGACACCGATTTTCACACCGGGCAGGAAGTTCAGGTTGATGTCCTCAAAGCACTTTTTGCCGCCGGGATAGGTCTTGGACACACCATCCATGTGATAGACATACTGATACGAGGCCATGACGGTCACTCCAAAAATAACGGGGATTTGCACCGTTCCCTATAGGGGCGCGGCCAAACCTGCAAGCGCCGCCTCTTCCCCTTTGCCCCTGCAGCGCCCATACTGCGCCCGTTAAGATCAATTTTGGCCGTGATGTGAAACCTGGCGACGTTCCGATCCCACAGCCCTTGACCCCGGAGCCTTTCATGCCCCTCGATTTCATTGGCGGCGGTAGCATTGTGCTGCTCTTGCTCGCGCTCTTCATTATCATTTCGATTTTTCTGGGCGTCCGCATCGTTCCCCAGTCGCAGAAATACGTCGTGGAACGCTTTGGCCGCCTGCGCGCCGTGCTTGGCCCCGGCATCAACCTGATCGTGCCCTTCGTGGACACCGTTGCGCATAAGGTCTCGATCCTTGAGCGTCAGCTGCCCAACCAACGGCAAGACGCGATCACCACCGACAACGTGCTGGTGCAGGTCGAAACCTCGGTGTTTTACCGCATCATGGAGCCGGAAAAGACCGTCTATCGCATCCGCGACGTGGACGCGGCGATCCTGACCACGGTAGCCGGCATCGTGCGCTCGGAAATCGGCACGATGGAGCTGGACGAGGTTCAGTCGAACCGCGCCCGCCTGACGCAGAAGATCGGCGCGGCGATTGCCGATGTGGTTGACGACTGGGGCATCGTGGTGACCCGCGCCGAATTGCTGGACGTCAATCTGGACGAGGCCACCCGCGCCGCCATGCTGCAACAGCTGAACGCCGAGCGCGCCCGCCGCGCCGCCGTGACCGAGGCCGAGGGCAAGCGCCGCGCGGTCGAGCTGGCCGCCGATGGCCAGCTTTACGCCGCCGAGCAGGAAGCCAAGGCCAAGCGCGTCACCGCCGATGCCGAGGCTTATGCGACCGGGGTGATCGCCGAGGCGATTGCCAAGAACGGGCTGGAAGCCGCGCAATATCAGATCGCGCTGGCGCAGGTTGAGGCTATGAAGAAGGTCGCCGAGGGTCAGGGCAAGCAAACCGTGATCCTGCCCGCCGCGCTGATGGATTCCTTTGGCGATGCCTTCAAGATGCTGAAAGGGAAGTTCTGATGCTGGAATCGCTCTGGTGGGTCTGGATCGCTGCCGGTCTGGCGCTGGCGATTCTTGAGGTACTGGTGCCCGGCTTCCTGTTTGCCGGCTTCGCGGTCGGTGCCGTGGCCACCGGCGCGCTGATCGCGCTGGGCCTGCCCGGCATGGGCTGGCTGTCGGTGTCGCTGATCAACGCGCTGCTGGTGTTTGCGGTGATCTCGGTCATTGCGTGGCTGGCGATGCGCGCGCTTCTGGGTGTGCGCAGCGGGCAGTTGAAGAAGATCGACCACGACATCAACGAAGACTGAAACGGGGGCCGGACGGCCCCTTTCTCTTAGCGCGCCGACGGGAACAGCGTCTTTCGCACCACGTTGAGGTCAAAGCAGAACGTCCAGTTCTTTTGATACATCAGGTCGATGCGGGCTTTGCGCGGCACGCAGTTGGTCGCGTAAATCGCGTCGGTTTCCTCGGGCGTTCTGGCCCGCGCCAGCAGGTGCTGTTCGTGCCTTGAGTAATAGATCGTGGCAAGCCCGGTCAGGCCCGGACGGCTTTTCAGCACCTCGTCATATACCTCGGGAAACCGCTCGACGTATTCGCGCAGGGGCGGGCGCGGGCCGACCACCGACATATCCCCGATCCACAGGTTCCACAGCTGCGGCAGCTCATCAAACCGGCGGCGGCGCAGCCATGCCCCGACCGGGGTGATGCGCCGCGCCTTGTCCCCGCCCGAGACGCCCCGGTCCCCTGCATCCACCGTCATCGTGCGGAACTTCCACAGCCGGAAACCGCGCGTCGGCGTGGTCATCCGCTCGCCGCCGTAAAAGACCGGGCGACCATCCGTGATCAGGATCACCAGCGCAATCACGATCACCATGGGCACGACAAAGGGCGTGATCATGGCGGCGGTCCAGATATCGAAAGCGCGTTTGGCGGGGTTCATGCGGGGTCCTTGCAGGCGCGCCACTCGGCGATCATCGCGGGCGCTGTGCTGTCGGTATGTTGCAGCCGGACAAGGGATTCAAGCCGCCCCGTGGCCAGCGTGAGGCGCGCAATCGCTTGGGGAGGCGCAGGCTGGCGCGCGACCGGCAGGCCCGCCGCTGCCGCCAGATCGGCCATATCCACCGGCTCGGGCGTGCCGATGTTCAGCACCGGCGGCAGGGCAGGGGCCAGCGCCAGCGCCAACAGCACCCGGCCCAGCGTCTGCGGGCCGATGTAGCTGCGCACAGGGCCGCTGCCATCGGCGAACTGGTCCAGCACCAACGGTCGGCGCTCGTTGGTCAGCAGCGCATCGGCCCCGGCGACATTGCCGATGCGCAGATGGGTCACGTCAGGCCCGGTACAGGCCTGCTCCATCGCCAGTTTTGCGCGGCCATAGTCGTTGGTGGGCGCGCAGGTGTCGTCCTCATCCCACGGCGTGGCCCTCCCGGATCCATAGACTGCCGACGACGACGCCAGCAGCACCCGCCCGATCCCCGCATGGCGCGCGCCTTTCAGCGTCGCGATGCCGAGGGCAACATTGTCGTCCAGCCGCGCGTCCGGTCCCGGTGTCACCCCCGCCAGCATGACCAGCGCGCGCGGTCGCCCGTTGGCCGCGCACCAGTCGAGCAGCGCAGCGGTTCCGTCCAGCGGCGACCACGTCAGTTCCTGCCGCGCACCGCGCCCGGACCAGGCCACCGACGCCAGATCCGCTGCCTGCAACAGCCGCCCGACCCGCCCGTTCGCGCCCGTGATCAACAGGGTTTTGCTTTGCTCACTCATCCCGCCTGATTGCCACGGGCGGACCGGTAAAACCAGCCGCGACGCCGCGCATAATTCATTGACTGAACGGTCGGTCTATGTAAGCTTTTCGCCAGCGGCCCCGCCGTCAAGGGAGGATTCCATGAGCGATTCGGACACCATTGCGGTGAGCCTTTCCGACGGCGTGCTTGAAGTCACGCTCAACCGGCCCGAGCGGCTGAATTCCTTTACCGAAAGCATGCACCTTGCCCTGCGCGCCGCGCTGAACCGTGCGCCGTCCGAGGCGCGCTGCGTGCTCTTGACCGGTGCTGGCCGGGGCTTTTGCGCCGGGCAGGATCTGGGCGACCGCGACCCGCGCAAAATGGACGGCCCGCCCGATCTGGGCGATACCGTGCGCCGCCTCTGGGCCCCCTTGGTGCGCCAGATCAAGGCGCTGGAAATGCCGGTGATCTGCGCGGTGAACGGCGTGGCGGCGGGCGCGGGCTCGTCTCTGGCGCTGAACTGCGACCTGACGCTGGCCGCGCAAAGCGCCAGGTTCATCCAGTCTTTCTCGAAGGTTGGGCTGATCCCCGACACCGGCGGCAGCTGGCACCTGACCCGGCTGCTGGGCGCGCAGCGCGCGATGGGGTTGGCCCTGACCGCGCAAAGCCTGCCCGCGCAACAGGCCGCCGACTGGGGCCTGATCTGGCAATGCCTGCCCGATGACGCGCTGATGACCGAGGCGCGCGC
This window contains:
- a CDS encoding aminomethyl transferase family protein, which translates into the protein MTDLQTLRRTPEGYFTTRWGQPEYTDWQDESLSWKEGCYIGDWSFLWERRFRGPDVLKLFSDVSVNNFDNFAIDQSKHVIHTEESGKIIAEGVLTRLSDDEVMLFGRGTFWVDHKLRHGSYNVQSQADDWFNFQVQGPDAIHVVEKASGQSLRDVKFMHNGHITIAGCKVLALRQGMAGELGFELQGDINRSAEVYAAILEAGRDVGIRRLGGRTAFINHLEACFPTIVTDYLPAIFEPSMQAYLDEFRAALPAFASTFNVAGSFEGGRISDWYRSPVELGWANRIHLGHDFIGRDALAEEKANPRRVIRTLVWNPEDVSTVYTSLFQKEGLPYDWMEMPRDQRGFMYCDRVMKDGRDIGATTSRGYSYSFREMLSLATIDVAEAEIGSAVSVLWGAPGRPQIAIRATIAQAPFKQDNRRASY
- a CDS encoding GntR family transcriptional regulator; amino-acid sequence: MQDQDNTQSQTLRAVLGLRGLIIDGLLAPGARVAEPMIVERFGVSRTPARAALAQLAEEGLLERRETSGFAVKAYSAQDIFQAIEIRGTLEGLAARYAAEGTVPKALLMRMRACVAELDDVVGNLSADVDQSDYVRLNDEFHRLLIEASGSDMVARSLDRIKALPFAAPNAFVQSLALDHASVKKVLIMAQEQHRAIVEAIAQGHGARAQSLAHEHSFCAARYLELLQARDHAIPWVAAGTDG
- a CDS encoding DUF302 domain-containing protein — its product is MPYTIDRLFPGAAMPDIDARTRSALQTKGFGVLTEIDVKQTMKTKMDKDMSGYRILGACSPGMAWAAIGLEPKVGAMLPCNVILREVEGGVEISAIDPVASMSAIENPELHAVAGKVRDMLAEAIAAI
- a CDS encoding REP-associated tyrosine transposase, with amino-acid sequence MSRYHRPFATGARVFFTVSLAQQGGDLLLREVDRLRAAVVQTRNQRPFGIDAFVVLPDHLHALWTLPPGDGDYSLRWAAIKARFSRGLAVGAQRASHAVRREKAIWQRRFWEHHIRDEADYEQHLRYCWGDPVAHGLVARAVDWPLSSLHRDLRRGMVPPDWLIAGEGGVGCASAHRLRLPFRDTVR
- the ettA gene encoding energy-dependent translational throttle protein EttA, with the protein product MASYQYVYHMDGVSKTYPGGKKCFEDINLNFLPGVKIGVVGVNGSGKSTLLKIMAGMDTDFKGEAWAAKGAKVGYLAQEPYLDPALDVKGNVMLGVAKQQAILDRYNELAMNYSDETADEMATLQDEIDAQNLWELEATVGVAMDALRCPPDDADVESLSGGERRRVALCKLLLEAPDMLLLDEPTNHLDAESIAWLQKHLIAYKGTILIVTHDRYFLDDITSWILELDRGRGIPYEGNYSAWLAQKAKRMQQEAREDKSKQKALEKELEWIRSGAKARQAKGKARIARYNDMAGQTVLERATNAQIIIPNGERLGNKVIEVVGLKKHMGDKLLIEDLSFTVPPGAIVGVIGPNGAGKSTLFRMITGGEAPDEGTIELGNTVQLSYVDQSRDALDPAKTVWEEVSGGSEIIQLGDMQMNSRVYTGAFNFKGTDQQKKVGLLSGGERNRVHMAKLLRSGGNVLLLDEPTNDLDVETLQALESAIDEFAGCAIIISHDRFFLDRLCTHILAFEGDAHVEWFEGNFEDYEQDKIRRLGPDALEPKRAKYKRFSR
- a CDS encoding SPFH domain-containing protein — its product is MPLDFIGGGSIVLLLLALFIIISIFLGVRIVPQSQKYVVERFGRLRAVLGPGINLIVPFVDTVAHKVSILERQLPNQRQDAITTDNVLVQVETSVFYRIMEPEKTVYRIRDVDAAILTTVAGIVRSEIGTMELDEVQSNRARLTQKIGAAIADVVDDWGIVVTRAELLDVNLDEATRAAMLQQLNAERARRAAVTEAEGKRRAVELAADGQLYAAEQEAKAKRVTADAEAYATGVIAEAIAKNGLEAAQYQIALAQVEAMKKVAEGQGKQTVILPAALMDSFGDAFKMLKGKF
- a CDS encoding NfeD family protein; translation: MLESLWWVWIAAGLALAILEVLVPGFLFAGFAVGAVATGALIALGLPGMGWLSVSLINALLVFAVISVIAWLAMRALLGVRSGQLKKIDHDINED
- a CDS encoding sugar transferase, with product MNPAKRAFDIWTAAMITPFVVPMVIVIALVILITDGRPVFYGGERMTTPTRGFRLWKFRTMTVDAGDRGVSGGDKARRITPVGAWLRRRRFDELPQLWNLWIGDMSVVGPRPPLREYVERFPEVYDEVLKSRPGLTGLATIYYSRHEQHLLARARTPEETDAIYATNCVPRKARIDLMYQKNWTFCFDLNVVRKTLFPSAR
- a CDS encoding NAD-dependent epimerase/dehydratase family protein, with protein sequence MSEQSKTLLITGANGRVGRLLQAADLASVAWSGRGARQELTWSPLDGTAALLDWCAANGRPRALVMLAGVTPGPDARLDDNVALGIATLKGARHAGIGRVLLASSSAVYGSGRATPWDEDDTCAPTNDYGRAKLAMEQACTGPDVTHLRIGNVAGADALLTNERRPLVLDQFADGSGPVRSYIGPQTLGRVLLALALAPALPPVLNIGTPEPVDMADLAAAAGLPVARQPAPPQAIARLTLATGRLESLVRLQHTDSTAPAMIAEWRACKDPA
- the paaG gene encoding 2-(1,2-epoxy-1,2-dihydrophenyl)acetyl-CoA isomerase PaaG, which encodes MSDSDTIAVSLSDGVLEVTLNRPERLNSFTESMHLALRAALNRAPSEARCVLLTGAGRGFCAGQDLGDRDPRKMDGPPDLGDTVRRLWAPLVRQIKALEMPVICAVNGVAAGAGSSLALNCDLTLAAQSARFIQSFSKVGLIPDTGGSWHLTRLLGAQRAMGLALTAQSLPAQQAADWGLIWQCLPDDALMTEARALARRFASGPTFGFAQTKRALQAAATNTLDAHLELEAELMKACGESADYAEGVGAFLDKRPAEFTGK